From the genome of Candidatus Paceibacterota bacterium, one region includes:
- a CDS encoding lmo0937 family membrane protein — MLTTIAIILLVLWLLGFLTSYTLGGFIHVLLVLAIVIVLIRILKGENPLE; from the coding sequence ATGCTTACAACAATAGCGATCATACTTTTGGTTCTGTGGTTACTGGGCTTTTTAACATCCTACACCTTAGGAGGATTTATCCACGTCCTTCTGGTTCTGGCTATCGTTATAGTCCTCATTCGCATACTCAAAGGAGAAAATCCTCTTGAGTAA